The genomic region CTGCAAGTGTTGGTGGCTTCTGCCCTGCTGCTGCTCCTTGCTGTGGGGTGCCAGGCCAGCCCTCTGCAGATCGGGTTCTACCACGACAGGTGCCCCGAGGCGGAGGCCATCGTCAAGGGCGTCATGATGGAGGCCATCTCCCAGAACCCCGGCAATGGCGCCGCCATGATCCGCATGctcttccacgactgcttcgtcgAGGTACGTCCTACTCACGGCAAGAAATAAGTTGCCTTGTTCAAGAATTCGTTCGATTAATCAGTTAACTTCCCTATTCGTAGAGTTATCGAATAGCCGACAAACTAATAAATCAGTTGATTAGCTTATTAATCACCTATTCAACAACCACCCGaacagctaccagttaacgattccctcaacaataataaatTGCAATGCAAACATGCATGTATACTTTTATAGTTGATTGATTTTGTCAAATCTTTGGTGGTCACCTAGGGTTGTGATGCTTCGGTCCTCCTGGACCCGACCCCGTTCAGCCCGACGCCAGAGAAGCTCAGCCCGCCCAACAACCCCTCCCTGCGCGGCTTCGAGCTGATCGACACCATCAAGGATGCCCTCGAGGCGGCCTGCCCAGACGTTGTCTCATGCGCCGACATCATCGCCTTTTCGGCCCGCGACGCGTCCTGCATCctcagcgccggcaaggtggacttCGAGGTGCCATCCGGCCGCCGCGACGGCACCTTCTCCAACGCCTCCGAGCCGCTCAAGTTCCTCGCCCCGCCCGCATCCAACCTCAGCGACCTCGTGGACAGCTTTGTCGTCAAGGGCCTTGACGTGGAGGACCTGGTCATCCTCTCTGGAGCGCACACCATCGGGCGCTCCCACTGCTCCGCCTTCGTGCCCGACCGCCTCAACATCTCCTCCGACATCGACGGCGGCCTTGCCGCATTCCTGCGTGGCCAGTGCCCCGCAGACGCCGCCTCGGGCGGCAAGGACCCAACGGTGATGCAGGACGTGGTGACCCCAAATGACATGGACAAGCAGTACTACAACAACGTGTTGTCGCACACGGTGCTCTTCACCTCTGACGCGGCACTCCTGACGTCGGAGGAGACGGCCAGGATGGTGGTGGACAACGCCAACATCCCTGGGTGGTGGGAGGACAGGTTCGAGAAGGCCATGGTGAAGATGGCCGGCATTGAGGTCAAGACCGGCGACCAGGGACAGATCAGGAAGAACTGTCGCGCAATCAACTACTACTAAGTGCATGCATCATTGTTGCATCTCCATTGTTTGCTTCCATCCTGCAAGCGAGAGTTACCGCTGTAAAGTGTGGACTTTCTTTTAGCATCCATCATTGTTATCTTTTCTTTTGTTATTTCTTAGTTCAATTCTCGCCAACGGAATTGCTCGACTACATGTGTAACTGTGCTGCAAGCCAATGTTCTTTTATTTTGAAAAATAAAGTTACACTTCTGCTGTAACGTGTTTTGAACAAAGATTTTGCAACTTCGAACATGACATCTCAACCCCCGCTACTGGAAAGTTGGTCGTTGCCGAGAGTCAAATCACGTAAGCTCGACAAAAAACACGTAAGCGAGTACGTTTCTCGGCGACGTGCCCGATTCGGCAGATGCATGCCGTTGTTGAGAGCAAGATAAAATGAACTCGGCAAACAAAATAAACTCGGCTCGTACGGACTGCGCCGAGCTTCTCGCATTGGCAGACCGTACTCAGCAAAGTTTACGCCACGTGGCAACAAGGGTAGTTTGTGTACTCTGTTATGGCAGACTGAGTTTGCGGAGCTCCCGCACTACGAAACTTGGCATAATTTTCGTCATACATTTATCCTTTTTCTTTCCACAATGTAGACGGTTTTGCCGAGTTCCCGGCCCAAGGCACCCGTGAAAGAGTTCCTTATATACAGGTACAAACCGCGGCTTATCTAATTTCAAATGTTTCTTATACATACTGATCTGCCACCGACTCCTCCTCCCCATCGCTGCCGTGCCACCCACACCTTCTCGCACACCCGTCGCTTCTCCTCCGGCCGTCTCCCCTGCTGCTCCTCTCCGTCGGTGCTAGCTCCTCCCCTTCCGGCGGCGCACTCTGGCTGAAACCGCGTGCACATTCTAGACGACTTTCCTCCATATAAGACTCTTCCTATTTGAAAATTTAAAACGTCTTATAGCTCAAACCGTTGGTCTGATTTAAAATTTGTTTTCACCATTAGGTCCGTTGCGACGAGACTTTCAAAACTTCCATTTTTGGTATGTTTCGGAAACTTTTTTCAGGTCCAAAATTATCACGTACGAGTTGTGTAAGTTATATAATGGTTGTGGTGCGTAAGTTACCATGCTACTTACACTGAAATTATTGACTTGAAAAGTCCCAAACTCTTCGACAATTTTTCTGTACGGATATGCTAATGAAAATGTTAAAAAGGTCTTTTTCCATACATTCCGTGGCAACTTTTGACCGACTTGGCTCGTTAATGGGCTAAGTATGATCAGCCCTGGTGTTGGCAATGCGGATTGATTCATTTGTAACACACTTACTTTTTTCGTTCTATTTACTCACCTCGCCCCCTTAAAAAAAATTACTCACCAAATTTACTCACCTCAACGGCATCTTTACAGTAGAAAATTTATCTAACCTATAACTAATCACAACTCAGGCCTCACCCAGATGGTTATTGGGGAGAGGAAAAGCGTAGGTGCCAGAACCTGTAGGTACGTTCGACTCCCCCTGTCGCTAATACGGATATAAAATCAAGCCACCGTGTTTGTCCACATCATCTGAATTATTTGGCCAGTTAGGATTATAATTATCGGCTTGGATTAAGTTGTGTTAGTATGTCATTTACATAGAAACATGTATATGGACACTAGCCATGGTTTTTGTTCCTCAGCGTGTACACATATTTTTTAAAGAAAGATTTATGGCCCAATACGGCTAGTCGGGAGGGCTCCTGTTCAACGCTCGCATCTCCTGGCGCATTGCTCGCTCGTATGCATCTCGTTTGTTGACCGGTTGACCGGTAGACCAGTTGTCCATTGGCTTTTTATAAAGTTGATAAAATATGAAAAACATAAATCCAAAAAGAGTTGACTAATTTTTTAAACAACTGCGAATTTGAGAAACGTTCACGAAAAaagttgaaaaaaattgaaaaatctCATAGAgcttaaaaaatgttcaccaatttgAAAATGGTTTGCGAAATTAGAAAAAAAATGTTCCTTaaatttttaaaaataaaaaatatcgaAAACTGTTCACAAGcatttaaatttctgaaatttaaCAAATTCGGAAAGAGAAAGAGTTCatgaaatgaaaattaagaaaaggaaaataaaaaggaaaaacaaaaccaaacaaaacccAGCCAAAAAATACACAGAAACGAACACACACAAAACCGGTTCGCCAAAAAAAAACGCCAGAATAAAACACACTACAGGTAGTCCTAATGGGGCCGGCCCGCTCAGTTGGAGGGTTGTGCGCCGGTTAGTGAGTTACACTGGAACTGACGCTCGGAATAGGAAATACGGGCCGGAGAGCTCCTGTTCAGCGATCTTAGCGCAGCTTAGCCGTGCTGGCGCTTGAATGCGAGGGGTAGTGGGCGGCCCAGAAAACAAGAGGCTGCGTTCACTCGCATCTCCTGGCGCATCCTCGCTCGCATGCATCTCATTGGTTGACCGGTTGACGCGTTGACCAGTTGTCCATTAACTCAATAAAAAGTTCATAAAATATGAAAAAATATAAATCAAAAGTTTGCACAATTAGTAAAACAGAGTAGTgaactttgaaaaaaaaatcatgaattttaaaaaatttcatGAGCTAAActttcatgcatttgaaaaagttgaagaattttagaaaagttcaggaatttgaaaaaggttcatgaaaattaaaatttaaaaaggaaatgaaaaagaaaagacaaaaccaAACAAACGCCAGCCCAAAAAAGGAAcaaaaaacacacacacaaaacacgcaAAAAAGACACCAGAAGAAAACAGAGTACAACCACGGTCCTAAATGGGCAGCCCGCTCAGCCCGCTCAGTCGGAGGGTTGTGCGCCGGTTGTACACTGTAACCGGCGCTTAAGGTGCAGAATAGGAAATGGGCAGCCCGCTCAGTCGGCCTACATCGGTTTCAGCGTTCACAATTTTTATTTCTATGGTGAATAATGCACTGGTTGACCTAGATCGGTTCCAAGGTGAACAATGCACGTGCCCGGGCATACAACCCTAGGACAATCAAACTCTCGGCCACACGGCCACAATGGACGTGTGTGGGTCCTCAGGGACCCGTTTAGTCAGAAACAAACTTATCACATCCTGGAAGATATATTGGGTAATACAGACATGTCAAGAAATTTCGCTCCCTATAAAAATTATCCACGTGCCATTTTAAATATGGTGAAAAAAAGATTCTGTATTTTAAACGGATTTGAATATTTTTTATGAGTTGTTGACACATGTCTCGAGTTGATTAGGGGGTCATGAGTATTGTTAATTTAATTCTTGTACCCATATAATCCGTGTAAATGTTGATGGTTAAGATGGGATGCCCATATACAAACCCACTTGCAGATACAATTTGTATGGGTCAGTGTCCGATTCATGAGAATGGAATAATGGCAAGGTGCTATTTTACTCCAAATTTTAACGTAGTTATAAAACACCTCATAAAGAGTAATGCTAGATACACGAGGGGTTTACAGGGGATTTACGGGTGGTTAGGATTTGATTGACTGAAATTTAATTAAGTGAAGCGGGCTCACCAATGAAATTCATGGAGGTGCAATTAGAAGATGGCACACAATGTTCTCCAAGAAAGTCTGTAGTTCATGCGTGTGCGTGTGTCTAGTACTATCGCTTCATAAAAATACATTGATAAAAGGGACATACCCAAAGCTATAAGTTTTCACACCATGTGTATACCCATTCGTCTTTTGCAGTGATTCCACCTGAGATTAGGGTTTTTTGACCTCCCGCCGGTGCCGCTGCCGGTCCGCCTAGTggtcggtggccttagggccatggaggcgcggtggactacgacccttgccggtgggagggttGTTGTTTCGTCTTTAGGCATTTCTTTGAGATCGACTAGGGTTTGTGTCCTAGTCCGGAAGGTGTGGCGACGGTGGTTCCCTGAAGATGGAGCAATCTACTCTCCATCTAGGCCCTGTCTCGGTGATGCATCTAGAGtcatcggagggcgtgtggagttGTATCTTCGACGGATCTTGTGGGATTCGGTCGTTATTACTCTTCGATGGGTATTCATGGACCCAGTTTCCGTTTGTGTTTGTTTCTACgtgttggatccttttgatctacacttCTCTTTATCGATGACGATTGCTGTTCTGGTGCACTGGTCCCGCTGGGCCTTAGCACAACAACTTTTCGACTCTCCAGTGCTACCTTCATTCCGAAATATAAGATGTTTCAGCAGTTTAATTCAAACTGCCCAAACATTCTGCCCGGCTATGGTGAAGGAAGGGCGATGATGACGATGCACATTCGGCTCGCtacagtgcttgtagtcgtcattAGGTGGTCTACTGACCtgaatatttttttattattatttcctGTGCCTTTGCCTTTATTCCGTGCTGCAATAGAGTTAGGTCTTCCTTAAGCCTGAATTTCCAACAGCTAACACTTGGCACTTCTTGTATAAAGATTTTTTCCATTTCTTCGAGTCCAAATTCTACGCTGAAGTGCGGCGACGATCAAGGAAAATTCCAAGCCCGGCCGTTGTCGAGCCGGGTGGATGAACTGTACCCACGCCCTCCTAAATGACTTGTTGCTTGCCAACCATGAACCATCGGTGTCAACCAGGACAAATCTGGAGTAATCATCCGTCCTAAAATTCCATTATCCTGCACATGATATACAGTCGTTGGATTAATTAGAAGACCGCTACTACTAGCTCACCGCGTCTTGCAGTTAAATGCCCAACACCCAACTGCCCCCCTTATTGTCAATCAGGAGAGGAGACAGAAGCCGGCATTGAATGCCATCAACAGACAGACGTGATGCCATTGCATTGCCTTGCCCGATCGATGGCGCGAACAGGACGAGCGTGTCGCCACCCTATTGCAGTGGCAGTACGTGGTTCGGTCGCCCATCATGATGCCATCCATTATGGCAGCTGCAAGCAACCACGCTCACGCCAACTACCCGTGTCTGTGATGTTCTTCCATCTCGCCCAATGATATATAATGCCGGTGGGTCATTGAGGATCATGTTTCAGAGCACTGCAGTGTCAGTGTGGTTGTGGGCAGCTCTGAAGCAAAATGAGTTACCAGCTGAAGAAGACGACCAGGAGCGAAGAAGCCGCGCAGCAGAGAGCGTCGTCTTCGGAAGAACAGCAGCAGGAAAAGGTAATTGACAAGTCTTCTCTCTGTCTGAATTCCTTCCtgctggccatggccatggctgcGTGTTGTGTTTCCGTTGTATGTTTTCGATCCAATCTGTAAGTCGCAGCTTTTGTGGGTGGAACTGCAGTACAATTCTCATATATATGTACTCTGTTTGTGGAACATATAATGGACACTGCAAATCCATGCATGTGGATCTGATCTTCAAGTGAGCTCGAATTCGTTACCAGAACATGTTCAATCACTTCTGAATAAAACATGGATGCAGATGCACCCATTGATTTTTGAAAGTAATTAACTATAGTAACTTTTCACGGGAAGAGATTAACTACTACTACTAGTAACTTTATATCTTGATTTGCACGAACGTCCATGCAGATAAATGAGGTGCGGGGTCTCCTGGGCAATCTGACGGAGGAGATGGCGAGTTTTCTGTCGGACGCCACCATCCGCCGTTTCCTCCGGGCGAGGAACTGGAGCGCAGAGCAAGCCACCAAGGGTCTCAAGGAGACTGTCAAGTGGAGGCGTGAGTACAGGCCGAATGCAATTTCCTGGGTCagtcaaatttctcatagtatatAAGCCCCTCTTataaattctactccctccgttcctaaatacttgtctttctagaaatttcaaaagtgactacatacggtgcaaaatgagtgaatctacactttaaaatatgtctacatacatccgtatattgagtccatttgaaatgcctagaaagataagtatttggaaacggagggagtacctccaaGTATCTGCTCATATATAGCTGCGTGATTGTGTTGTGTAAGCGACTCTTCTCTGTTTCGTAAAAATGGCAGGACGACATTCCAGAAGTGGAGAACGAGGCCCGGAGGACACATGTGGCCGACTACCTTGACAAGAATGGAAGAAGTGTCCTCGTATCAAACGTACCAATGAAGGTAATTAATTTTGCATGCGTGCATGGTCTATTACAATGATCAATCCATTAGCAGACATTGGTCATTACAGCCTTACAGGAACACCAACACTAACTTGTACAACAAAAACAGTCTAAAGTTTCAGCCAAGGAGCAAATAAAGCACCTGGTGTATCTCCTGGAGCATTTCGCCACCAACTCGGCGGATGAACAAGACGACTTCGTCGTTTGGCTGACCGACTTCCGAGGCTGGTCGATATCGAGCTCGCCGCTGTCGATAACCCGCGAATCCATACACATAATCCAAAACTATTATCCGGGGGTGATAGGCGTGGCGATCCCTTTCGACCCTCCAAGGATTTTTGAGTCTTTCTGGAAGGTATGCAAAGATTCTAATCCAAACTGTAGTGTTTCATCCAATGTTTGCCGTCTTGTGAGAGTGTGCTTCCTGTTTTATCAGTGAAAATCTCAACCCTGATTTTATCTACTCTGCCCTTTGTTTGATTTGCAGATAGCCAAGAACTTCGTGCAGCCAGACATGAAAGAGAAAGTGAAGTTTGTGTATGCAAACAAGCCGGAGAGCATCAAGATAATGGCTGACATCTTTGACTTGGATACGCTGGAATCTTCATTTGGAGGAAGAAGCACCGGTACGGCCTTCGACATCAACAAGTATGCCGAGAGAATGAGAAGAGCCGACAAGATGAGAGGAGCATCAAAAGATTCAAATGGTCACAACCACTGATAGAAGATAGGCTAGGGGTTGCAATGCATCACACATTCGTTCATCCACAGTGGGGTAATATATAATAGAGtacatgagagagagggagagagatacaCACGCACGTAAACAGactaaccatcgatcctagatggatGGAAAGATAAGTGCGGCTAACAGCCTTGCATGCGCCATGCAAGGGCGGTGGATGCATGGAGTGTGCGACTAGCTCGGACTAGTAACACAAGTCCAACAGTAGACCAAATCATAGTCTAACAGCCCCCCGCAGTGTCAACGTGGGCTTGCCGGACGTTGAGACTGGATCGAAATTCAGCAAAGAGCGTGGTTGGCAGCCctttggtgaaaatgtcagcataCTGTGAAGAAGTGGGAACATGCAGAACCCGAACCTCGCCAAGCGAAACCTTGTCACGCACAAAGTGAATGTCAATCTCGATATGCTTCGTACGACGGTGCTGCACAGGGTTAGCAGACATGTAGACAGCAGacacgttgtcacagtagacaacagTGGATCTGGACACTGGCTGGTGAAGCTCCTGCAGAAGTTGCCGCAGCCATGTAGTTTCGGCAACAGCATGAGCGACGGCGCGATACTCAGCCTCCGCACTGGACCTGGAAACAGTTAGTTGTCGCTTGGATGACCACGAAACCAAATTATCCTCAAAATAAACGCAGTAACCAGACGTGGAACGACGAGTGTCGGGAcagccagcccagtcggcatcGGAGTACGCAACAAGAGAGGTGGAGGTAGAAGGTGTAATGTGCATACCGAAATCTAAAGTGCCCTTAACGTACCGAACTATGCATTTGACAAGGCTAAGGTGGGAGGTGCGAGGCGCATGCATGAACAAACACGCCTGCTGAACGGAGTAAGATAGATCGGGGCGAGTGATAGTGAGATACTGCAAAGCACCGGTGAGACTGCGGTAGGTGGTAGCGTCAGCAACGTCAAGAAGGTCACCGGTGTTAACGAAAAGCTTTGCGCCGGAATCGATGGGGGTACGAATAATATGACACTCGGACATGCCGGCACGCTGGATAATGTCGAGCGCGTATTGCCGTTGCGAGagaaaaagggaggaggaagagcgGGTAACAAAGACTCCGAGAAAGTGCGAGAGAGATCCCAGATCAGTCATGGCAAACTCCTGTCGAAGACGAGAAATGACATACTGAAGGAAACTGAAGGATGACGCAGTTAGtatgatatcatcgacatataAGAGGAGATAGGCAGTGTGACTCGAGGAACGGTAGATAAACAAGGAGGTGTCGCATCTGGAGGCGGTGAATCCTATAGTCACTAGGAAGGCGGCGAAGCGAGTGAACCAGGCGCGCGGGGCCTGCTTAAGACCGTAGAGAGACTTACGAAGGAGACACACGTGCGAAGGCACAGTAGGATCCTCGAACCCGAGAGGCTGCTGACAGTAGACAGTCTCGGCTAAGTGACCGTGGAGGAAGGCGTTCTTGACATCGAGTTGGTGAACGGGCCAAGAGGCTGAGATGGCGAGAGTGAGAACGACACGGATGGTGCTAGGCTTAACgactggtgagaaggtctcatcgtagtcgatCCCCTCGGTCTGAGAGAAACCACGGACAACCCAACGTGCTTTGTAGCGCGCAAGGGTTCCATCGGAATGATACTTGACACGAAAAACCCACTTCCCGCTGACGACGTGAGAGCCAGCAGGACGGGGAACAAGTGTCCAAGTGTCATTCTGAAGGAGTGCCTGGTACTCATCAGTCATGGCAGCAGCCCAGTTAGGGTCGGCAAGGGCAGCACGATAAGTGCGAGGTAGGGGCGAAATGTTAGGAGCGTCGACAAGAAAGTTAAGTTTGCGAGAGGGGAGGGTAAACCCGGATTTAGCACGCGTACGCATGGGATGTGGGTTAGCGGGGGGTTGAACAGCGACTGCATGGGGCGGCAGTGGTCGTGGAGGCGTGCTAGGTTGGGAAGGATTAGCGCTAGCTGGCGCGGGAGTTGACGAGGCGGCCGGTCCTACAGAACTCGCCGAGGCAGGGCTGGGTGCAGTAGACATTGGGTTGGGTTCGCTAGATGAACTAGGCTGGGAGCAAGGGCTGGGCGTAGTGGCTGGTGTGGCAACGTCCGTAGAGGAGACGGGAGAGGACGGGATGGCCGCTCGCGTGGACGAAGCGGGACTGACTGGTTTTGCTACCGGGCTAGGAAGAAATGGTGGGAGGGGACTAGCTGGGAAACTAGGGCCGGTTGGTAGATCGGGAAAAAGATCAGCAATAGAGGGTTTCGCAGGAGGGCGACTAGCGAACGGGAAAACGGTCTCGTCGAAAACAACGTGCCTAGAGATATGAACCCGGTGTGTAGAGAGATCAAGGCAGCGGTAGCCTTTGTGATCCGTAGGATATCCAAGAAAGAGACACGCCGTCGACCGCGGTGCCAACTTGTGGGCAGCAGTGGCGGACATGTTGGGAAAACAAAGACATCCGAAAACCCTAAGGTGATCATACGTAGGAGGTTGAGAGAAAAGAGCCTCGTGAGGAGTAGATCGGAGTAGGGTTTTGGTTGGCCGAAGATTGAGAAGATGGGTGGCAGTAGAGAGGGCGTCAGCCCAGTACTTAGGCGGCATGTTGGCTTGAATTAGAAGGGTCCGTACAACGTCGTTAGTGGAGCGAATAGCGCGCTCAGCAGTGCCGTTTTGTGAAGACGTGTAAGGACATGAGAAACGCATGGTCGTACCAAAAGGAAGGAAGAAGTCGCGATTACTAGC from Triticum aestivum cultivar Chinese Spring chromosome 4A, IWGSC CS RefSeq v2.1, whole genome shotgun sequence harbors:
- the LOC123083021 gene encoding peroxidase 2; protein product: MAAGAQKLQVLVASALLLLLAVGCQASPLQIGFYHDRCPEAEAIVKGVMMEAISQNPGNGAAMIRMLFHDCFVEGCDASVLLDPTPFSPTPEKLSPPNNPSLRGFELIDTIKDALEAACPDVVSCADIIAFSARDASCILSAGKVDFEVPSGRRDGTFSNASEPLKFLAPPASNLSDLVDSFVVKGLDVEDLVILSGAHTIGRSHCSAFVPDRLNISSDIDGGLAAFLRGQCPADAASGGKDPTVMQDVVTPNDMDKQYYNNVLSHTVLFTSDAALLTSEETARMVVDNANIPGWWEDRFEKAMVKMAGIEVKTGDQGQIRKNCRAINYY
- the LOC123088028 gene encoding phosphatidylinositol transfer protein 3; protein product: MSYQLKKTTRSEEAAQQRASSSEEQQQEKINEVRGLLGNLTEEMASFLSDATIRRFLRARNWSAEQATKGLKETVKWRREYRPNAISWDDIPEVENEARRTHVADYLDKNGRSVLVSNVPMKSKVSAKEQIKHLVYLLEHFATNSADEQDDFVVWLTDFRGWSISSSPLSITRESIHIIQNYYPGVIGVAIPFDPPRIFESFWKIAKNFVQPDMKEKVKFVYANKPESIKIMADIFDLDTLESSFGGRSTGTAFDINKYAERMRRADKMRGASKDSNGHNH